The DNA segment TTTGTGGAATGCATGACCAGCATACACCCGTTTTAAATTAACTGCTTTTCATTCAAATGTCAGAACAATCCTGTTGATAGACAAATGAATGTTGTGATTatattgtgacaaaatttgaaaaagctaATGAGACACAAACATTCCTACAGAGGTTGATGGCCCGTTGCTGGTCTGTGTGGTTCTTCACCATTTTAGCAACAACAACTACTGGGTAACAAAAGacaacaggaataaaaataataacaatttcaCCCTCACCTGAGGCACACATGAGACAGAgacagaacctggaggaaagGGCTCCATTATTGTATTAATCCACACATTCATAAAATGAGCTGTGACTCGCATGACCTCTTCACTACTTGCCTGGTAAAGTTTATCCATACATATGCGATTTTGGCCCACGGCATCCAGTTTCCTCATGACTACATCCCTAAGAAGTGAACACATGACAGCAGTGTAACAATAGAAACCAAACATCATGGATGTGTCATCACCCCGTGAGTCAACTAACCTTCGATTGACTTTTTTAGGCGGACGAAGCCAGTGGTCAAAGTTCGTCTGCACTCTGTACCATCTAAGCAAACGAGGAAGGGTTACATGTTGCTTCATTGGTGCTCCGACTCTCACCAGATTCTCCTCACCCTCCATTTAAAGGCTCCAGGGGCCAGATGTCAGCGGGGCCCTTTCGGTCTCTGGTGATGATGACACCCTCCCCCGCTCGCACGCCGCCCACGATGTAGTACACCCCGGTGATGAGGGGGGTTTTGGACAGACGCGTGACTGCATCCTCAAAGTCTTTGGCCTCTTCCAGGGTCTGCGTCATTACCACACCAACAATTTGATTTTGATGTGATGTCATGTCGTTTTATTATCCTGTAATATTCTGTAATTTACTCACCACCCTAATAAGCCAGCTGACCGGGAAACTGTGGTCAAAGATGGCAGACACAACATTCTTCCACCAGTTTGACCAAACCTGCGTTTCTTAGGAATGAAAAAGAAGTTTAGGGATGAACAGGCGTGAAACAGTGTCGGAAGTAAATGCGCTTCAATTAATTACAGAATAGCGCAAATTGAAGTTATGAAAATAAGCatgcttaatggaaacagggcaatttcagaaaaaaaaaaccctcatgtTTTTTGATACATGACGAGGAAGGACGAGGCTGATTGAAATTGATCAATTTTACAAAACTACAGTGGAGACACTATTTTCGCATCAGGAATCACATGATCAAAAGCCGGATGTTGCTACTGATGAAATGTCGAAggaggaagtagtaggaggatgattttttaaattttattttaaacaatgtgcAACTGGCTCCAGAGCTCTCATAGAATCGCACAGCTCATAAAAAATTGTGTGTCATACGAACAtgttgaatccatagctcttctgtaaaatcgcAGGCTACATTTTCCCCGAAACGCCGCGTATGAGGCCGCTCCCAAGTATAGGGAGTCTGTCATTCCAATGCCTGAAGAAGACGGTGACGTCCTGATGAGCACTAGTgccatggctgaattatgaataccGTATATTTTATGTAACTATTTACTTCCCATTGCTATTCAATGACTTATCAAgtgaacaagcttatttatgtgattttaatttcaattcttatttaatggaaacactgcaaatgCGAAATTGCAGTGTTGCTAAGGTTTatcaacattagcagaaaagattcacacacatttgtgatggaaacgcagctactgttaGCAGTCTTACCTCGCTGGTTGCCAGACACAGTGAACTTGTATGGACTCATTCCGGTCCATAGCCCCACATAACCGGCCAATGACGTTCCAAAGTACGCTGGCTAGAAAGTTGCATCAACGAAATAATCACACAAGCATTTTAGTTCACCAGCTATAATTTAATACCCATACAAATATGTGTAACTATGTGTCATTCATCCAGCTCCAGGTTTTTGATGGAAGAATTAACAGTTGGGAAATTTGTCTGGGTTTACCACAGAGATACGTTTTCAGAATACCAAAGAAGCTATGAGTGAAACACCAAGCCCAGCCAAATATTGTACAAACATGTCTGTTGGCGATGGTCTCACGGTGCCGTGCGAGTTATGAGGTGATTTAGCCAACTGTGTCTTGAAGACTAGCCTGCTGTCGTCTAGTAAGTTAACAGCAAGGTACTGCTCACCAATACAGTATGCAAAGTCATAGTTAACGATAACTTAGGAAATaatttctgtgaaaatgaaTGCAACATGAATATGAGCACAACTACTGTGCTAGCTTTGTCTTGCTTTCCAACAAGAGAAATAATCAGGACACGATTAGCTTATTGCTTATCCAACACAACCtctagcacatttttttttagctggttTTCACCAAACATTGTGCCAAGAACTGCTGGAttaaaaaagagacagagaagaTGCTAGATAATGTCATGGAGATTGAAGCTAAGAGTACTTAGCTTCAACACTAGCTAAAAGTTATAGTATTCATTTGATGGTTGAGGAGCTAACTTTGTAACAGAGACAATTTTATCATTCACAAAAATGACTAACAAGCTGTTACTTTTTATACACAAAAATatctcagttttttctttaacccAAATGCTGGTTTAATGCTGTTGAGACATATGCTGGGTAAGCAAACAAAAGTTGTGACTAAGTTTGTTGGTTAGAGAACATACTAGAAGGAGCCTTAACATTTTTCACAGGCCACCATGATTCACTGACATCACTGAACATCTTAGGATGACataaaaaacaatgcagaatAATGTTAATGTCAGTTGATTATGTTACGGCCATTATTCCACAGCAGAAAGCCAGTTAAGATAACATTAAACTTTAAGATTTTGGCCAATAATATCAATAAAGAAAGGCACAATTTAATAAAGTGTAATAAACTAAGTACTTAATTGTTGAGACTGCATCTGACCCACTTTAGATTTTTTGCAAAGTTAAGTTTGTTTGGGTTGAAATTAATTGGGTTAAACTCTCTGACTTGCttgtttgtaaaactttttcttggagataaaacacttttaaactccaatttcttttctctgtatACGTTTTATGTTGCCACCACCTGTTCCAGTACACCTGGGGTTTAGCTATTAAGGAAGCATTTTGAATGTTGATATGAATTTGACATTGTGGTATCTCAAAATCGGGAGATTACTTTATGatcaacatggctcctttaACAGTTCTGTTGCTCAATGAGTATAAACTCATATCATACCTCTCCGTTTTTGAAGAAGACAACATTCATGGTCAGATTCCTCAGAACTGCATGTGGAAAATCAAAATTCCTGCCGTGGTAGATGTTCCCGTTCTTGTCCTGAGCCACGATGCTTGTGCAGTAACTGCAGATGGAAACGGTGGATGAGCCTCATGAGCTTTCTGACATGTTGCTTTCATTCCTGCTTAGACTTTGTGAACATTTGAGTCCTGGATGCACTCACAACTATATGAACAGACTTGAAACCTTACATACGCGGTAAATTCATACGCAAAGTTGAGGATGACGACGTCAGCGAGGTTCATTTTCATCACGCTGGCTATTCCACGGATTTCCCCAGCGTACGGCTGGGGAATGTGTTTTTCCAGGGACATCACAATAGGGCTCGTTGCTTTATGCAACCAGTTTGGAACCTGTGAACTATCAACACAGATAAAAAGCATCGTGGTTATTGTTTACGTATGGATGATAGAAGATATTGTCTCAGTGTCTAAGAGTAAAGGCCTACCaaacagaattttcttttcacaaaataagTTGAATAGAGAGataataaatttcaaaaaagttgttttaaagatATATTAGTATGTATTATTAATCTGTCTGTTGCAATTAcacactcatttatttattgtcacatTTGAAACAATGATGAAGTTTGATGGTGTTCTACAAGCACAAATCACACGGCATCCTGCTGATTGCAAACTGGCGTAGCATTAGCTGCAGGCGGAGTGATCAGAGGCACCGGTTGGACATGGAGGACTTTACTGTTGGAAGCAAGATGGAGAAGCTTTAACTTGGATCAAAAATTGTGACCCAGTTTGTGGGTTAGAGAAGAATCCATAAGAAGCAATATGTTGACTCTTTCTTCGTCAAGCGATGCAGCGTTTAAGTTCAAACCAGCCATGGGAAACTGTTTCTTGTTCTGACATCTCCCAAAAAGCCACACACACTACAGTCAAGGTCACATTTCTGATGTCTTATCCGCTGAGTTTTCAAGATTTCCGAAAAGTTTGACACAGCTTGATGTCCTTTTACAGTGATTACGTGTCAACAAATCTCACCGATTTACCATTA comes from the Gambusia affinis linkage group LG07, SWU_Gaff_1.0, whole genome shotgun sequence genome and includes:
- the LOC122833719 gene encoding N-acylethanolamine-hydrolyzing acid amidase-like encodes the protein MMLWSSAVLVLLGLSGPLWAQRPPTVSVNLDLSPEQRWEHLQEAFDTDLMKKAAQILISSQVPNWLHKATSPIVMSLEKHIPQPYAGEIRGIASVMKMNLADVVILNFAYEFTAYCTSIVAQDKNGNIYHGRNFDFPHAVLRNLTMNVVFFKNGEPAYFGTSLAGYVGLWTGMSPYKFTVSGNQRETQVWSNWWKNVVSAIFDHSFPVSWLIRVTLEEAKDFEDAVTRLSKTPLITGVYYIVGGVRAGEGVIITRDRKGPADIWPLEPLNGGWYRVQTNFDHWLRPPKKVNRRDVVMRKLDAVGQNRICMDKLYQVLSLSHVCLRTTIYTALMSAATPEEYTAVLRQKGCPKKTKRSRE